The following are encoded in a window of Methylocystis rosea genomic DNA:
- a CDS encoding MFS transporter: MNRASAVLVKGLMRIGPQILPFADAGSVELPMPRLLRLSLFQVTVGMAAVLLIGTLNRVMIVELGVPSWLVALMLSLPLLFAPLRALIGFRSDTHRSVLGWRRVPYIWFGTMLQFGGLAIMPFSLLILSGDTTGPIIIGQAAAALAFLLVGAGLHTVQTVGLALATDLAPAHTRPRVVALLCAMLLVGMGVSALAFGALLANFSAIRLIQVVQGAAVVTMVLNCVALWKQEARGALPPVQNVDFSEAWKRFASTGRARRRLFATALGTAGFSMQDILLEPYGGRVLHLPVSATTALTAMLALGSGVGLAIAARWLTRGADPHRVAGVGAVVGVVAFFAVIFAAPADSSTLFSIGVTLIGLGGGLFAHGTLTASMQTARPEDRGLALGAWGAAQATAAGLAIAASGAVNDAGSMLAASGALGEALVSPASGYAIVYAIEILLLLATVVAIGPLVRFTKQDGEAPTDFDLVPTSSFNSGVMQ; encoded by the coding sequence ATGAACCGCGCCAGCGCCGTTCTGGTCAAAGGTCTGATGCGCATCGGTCCGCAGATTCTGCCCTTTGCGGACGCAGGCTCAGTCGAACTGCCGATGCCGCGTCTGCTGCGGCTCTCGCTGTTCCAGGTGACCGTGGGCATGGCGGCGGTGTTGCTCATCGGCACGTTGAACCGCGTGATGATCGTCGAACTTGGCGTGCCCTCCTGGCTTGTCGCGCTGATGCTGTCGCTGCCGCTGCTCTTTGCGCCATTGCGCGCGCTCATCGGCTTTCGCTCCGATACGCATCGCTCGGTGCTCGGTTGGCGGCGCGTGCCTTACATCTGGTTCGGCACCATGCTGCAGTTTGGCGGCTTGGCGATCATGCCGTTCTCGCTGCTCATCCTCTCCGGCGATACGACGGGACCGATCATCATCGGACAAGCGGCCGCGGCCTTGGCGTTTCTACTCGTCGGCGCGGGTCTGCACACCGTGCAGACGGTTGGCCTCGCGCTCGCCACAGATCTCGCGCCGGCACATACGCGGCCGCGCGTCGTCGCGCTGCTGTGCGCCATGCTGCTCGTCGGCATGGGGGTAAGCGCGCTCGCTTTCGGCGCGCTGCTCGCCAATTTCAGCGCCATCCGCCTCATCCAAGTCGTGCAGGGCGCCGCCGTCGTGACGATGGTCCTGAATTGCGTGGCGCTTTGGAAACAGGAAGCGCGCGGCGCTCTCCCGCCCGTGCAAAACGTCGACTTCTCGGAAGCCTGGAAGCGTTTCGCGAGCACCGGCCGGGCGCGCCGGCGCTTGTTCGCCACGGCGCTCGGCACCGCCGGCTTCAGCATGCAGGACATCTTGCTCGAACCCTATGGCGGGCGCGTGCTGCACTTGCCTGTCAGCGCAACAACGGCGCTCACCGCGATGCTGGCGCTCGGCAGCGGCGTGGGACTCGCCATCGCGGCGCGATGGCTGACGCGCGGCGCCGATCCCCATCGCGTCGCCGGCGTCGGCGCGGTCGTCGGCGTCGTCGCCTTCTTCGCGGTGATCTTCGCGGCGCCGGCCGACTCTTCGACGCTGTTCAGCATCGGCGTCACGCTGATTGGGCTTGGCGGCGGCCTTTTTGCGCATGGCACGCTCACCGCCTCCATGCAGACGGCGCGGCCGGAAGATCGTGGGCTTGCGCTCGGCGCATGGGGCGCCGCGCAGGCGACCGCGGCCGGTCTCGCCATTGCGGCGAGCGGCGCCGTCAACGACGCGGGCTCCATGCTTGCCGCCAGCGGCGCGCTGGGAGAGGCGCTTGTGAGCCCCGCAAGCGGCTACGCCATCGTCTACGCCATCGAAATCCTCCTGCTGCTCGCGACGGTCGTCGCGATCGGACCTTTGGTCCGCTTTACGAAACAGGACGGCGAAGCGCCGACGGACTTCGATCTCGTTCCCACGTCAAGTTTCAACTCCGGAGTGATGCAATGA
- the bchM gene encoding magnesium protoporphyrin IX methyltransferase: protein MTTPSYVARRGELEAYFDRTAVEAWKRLTSDAPVNRIRATVRAGREAMRNRLLSWLPQDLRGQRLLDAGCGTGALAIEAARRGAEVIAVDLSPTLISLAQERAPRDLGAGRVTFAVGDMLNPAFGRFDHVVAMDSLIHYEGADIARTLASLAPRVDGKLIFTIAPRTAALAAMHALGQLFPRGNRSPAIAPIALSSLERHMAAQNALGDWRVAQSGKIVSGFYISQAVEARRS from the coding sequence ATGACGACGCCAAGCTATGTCGCCAGACGCGGCGAACTCGAAGCCTATTTCGATCGGACCGCCGTCGAAGCGTGGAAGCGCCTGACTTCCGACGCGCCGGTCAATCGCATTCGCGCCACGGTGCGCGCCGGCCGTGAGGCCATGCGCAACAGGCTGTTGTCCTGGCTGCCACAGGACCTGCGTGGCCAGCGTTTGCTCGACGCCGGTTGCGGCACGGGCGCGCTGGCGATTGAGGCGGCGCGTCGCGGCGCCGAGGTCATCGCGGTCGATCTTTCGCCGACGCTGATCAGTCTGGCGCAAGAGCGCGCGCCGCGCGATCTTGGCGCGGGCCGCGTGACCTTCGCCGTCGGCGACATGCTGAATCCGGCCTTTGGGCGTTTCGATCATGTCGTCGCCATGGACAGTCTGATCCATTACGAGGGCGCCGATATCGCGCGAACGCTCGCCAGTCTGGCGCCGCGCGTCGACGGCAAGCTGATCTTCACCATCGCGCCGCGCACGGCGGCTCTTGCGGCGATGCACGCCCTCGGACAGCTGTTCCCGCGCGGCAATCGGTCCCCGGCCATTGCGCCGATCGCGCTCTCTTCGCTCGAACGCCACATGGCGGCGCAGAACGCGCTCGGCGATTGGCGCGTCGCGCAAAGCGGGAAGATCGTGAGCGGCTTCTACATCTCGCAGGCTGTGGAGGCGCGACGCTCATGA
- the bchL gene encoding ferredoxin:protochlorophyllide reductase (ATP-dependent) iron-sulfur ATP-binding protein encodes MNIPIRKPVETDSFQVELDPAISIGAAKVFAIYGKGGIGKSTTSSNLSVAFSKLGKRVLQIGCDPKHDSTFTLTKRLAPTVIDALESVKFHSEELRVEDFVVEGYNGVMCVEAGGPPAGTGCGGYVVGQTVKLLKEHHLLEDTDVVIFDVLGDVVCGGFASPLQHAGRALIVTANDFDSIFAMNRIVAAIRAKSKNYEVRLGGVIANRSVATNEIDRYNAAVGLRRVAHFPDLDVIRRSRLKKSTLFEMEPSPELEAVQNEYLRLADELWNGYAPLDAAPMKDRDLFEFLGFD; translated from the coding sequence ATGAACATTCCGATCCGCAAGCCGGTCGAAACCGACTCCTTTCAGGTCGAGCTGGATCCGGCGATCAGCATCGGCGCCGCGAAGGTCTTCGCCATCTATGGCAAGGGCGGGATCGGCAAAAGCACGACGTCGTCGAATCTTTCCGTCGCCTTTTCGAAACTGGGCAAGCGCGTGCTGCAGATCGGCTGCGATCCCAAGCATGATTCGACCTTCACTCTGACCAAGCGCCTCGCGCCGACAGTGATCGACGCGCTCGAATCCGTGAAGTTCCATTCCGAGGAATTGCGCGTCGAGGATTTTGTCGTCGAGGGTTACAATGGCGTGATGTGCGTCGAGGCCGGCGGGCCGCCGGCCGGCACGGGCTGCGGCGGCTATGTCGTCGGCCAGACCGTGAAGCTCCTCAAGGAGCACCATCTTCTCGAAGATACCGACGTCGTCATCTTCGATGTGCTTGGCGACGTCGTCTGCGGCGGCTTCGCCTCGCCGCTGCAACATGCCGGCCGGGCGCTGATCGTCACGGCCAATGACTTCGATTCGATCTTCGCCATGAACCGCATCGTCGCCGCGATTCGCGCGAAGTCGAAGAATTACGAGGTGCGGCTTGGCGGCGTCATCGCCAATCGCAGCGTCGCGACCAATGAGATCGACCGCTACAATGCGGCGGTGGGCCTCAGGCGCGTCGCGCATTTCCCCGATCTCGACGTCATTCGCCGCAGCCGCCTCAAGAAATCGACGCTCTTTGAGATGGAGCCATCGCCCGAGCTTGAGGCGGTGCAGAACGAATATCTACGCCTCGCCGATGAGCTGTGGAACGGCTACGCGCCGCTCGACGCTGCGCCCATGAAGGATCGCGATCTCTTCGAATTTTTGGGGTTCGACTGA